A region of the Streptomyces durocortorensis genome:
CGGCCGAGACGCCGGACGCACCGGCCCCGTGGTTCTTCTGGACCGGCGCCGGACCGGAACGTGTCCACCGGGCCGAGGCCGTCCCGTGGTGTCCCGCCGTCCTCCGGCACCTCGGCACAGGCGTCGTGCGGCGGTGCACGTTCTTCGACCACCACACCTCGTCCCACTCCTGGGGCGTGACCGACCCGCTCGGTGATCTGATCGCCGAGGGGCTCGTATCCGGCGAGGACCCGAAGGGGTGGGCTCAACCGTGAACCAGCGCACGGCCGTTGCGCCGCTTGCCGGACCGGCTGCGCCGGTGGGCGGCAACGTGGAGGCGGCCCGACATGGGCAGGTCAGACCCCAGTGAGAGCGGCGGCGACGATCCGGCCGAGCCGTTCGGCCAGGCCGTCCGGGGAACGGTTCTGGAGGTAGACCGTGGCGAAGACCGGGCCGGCCACCAGCGCGTGGACAAGGTCGACGTCCGGAGAAGACGGGAGCTCACCGCGGGCGACCGCTCGGCCGAGCAGTTCGGCGAGGCCGGCCTGCTGGACGGTGACGAAGGCGTCGCGGAAGCGAGCGGCGAGCTCCGGCGAGCTGCGTATGTCGGCGAGCAGCCCGGGGATAGCGGCGGCGGCGACCGGTGTGGTGACGTGGTCCACGATCTCCTGGACGAGCACCGTCAGGTCCCCGAGCAGGCTTCCCGTATCGGGGGGCGGGGGCAGGTCCACGCTGTGCACGGCTGCCGCGAACACCATCTCCTGCTTCGTCGCATAGCGCCGGTAGATCGCCGCCTTGCCGATCCGCGCGCGCTCGGCGACAGCGTCAACC
Encoded here:
- a CDS encoding TetR/AcrR family transcriptional regulator, whose translation is MGRPRDSRVDEAILAATRSLLAESGYAGLTVDAVAERARIGKAAIYRRYATKQEMVFAAAVHSVDLPPPPDTGSLLGDLTVLVQEIVDHVTTPVAAAAIPGLLADIRSSPELAARFRDAFVTVQQAGLAELLGRAVARGELPSSPDVDLVHALVAGPVFATVYLQNRSPDGLAERLGRIVAAALTGV